Proteins encoded by one window of Microbacterium testaceum:
- a CDS encoding MaoC/PaaZ C-terminal domain-containing protein yields the protein MSAFTVGEVIAERSVHLTRESLVRYAGASGDFNPIHYRDDVAAAVGLPGVLAHGMLTMGIAVGTLTDALGDTGRIAEYGVRFTRPVVVDPEAGADLHVSAKVGAVDDETARIDLTVTFAETTVLGKAQVRVRLS from the coding sequence ATGAGCGCGTTCACCGTCGGCGAGGTCATCGCCGAACGCTCCGTTCACCTCACGCGTGAGTCTCTCGTCCGCTACGCCGGCGCGTCGGGCGACTTCAACCCCATCCACTACCGCGACGACGTCGCCGCCGCCGTGGGTCTGCCGGGCGTCCTCGCGCACGGCATGCTCACCATGGGCATCGCCGTCGGCACGCTGACCGACGCGCTGGGCGACACCGGACGCATCGCCGAATACGGCGTGCGCTTCACCCGACCGGTCGTCGTCGACCCGGAGGCCGGAGCCGACCTGCACGTCAGCGCGAAGGTCGGAGCCGTCGACGACGAGACCGCCCGCATCGACCTGACCGTCACGTTCGCCGAGACGACGGTGCTCGGCAAGGCGCAGGTGCGGGTGCGGTTGTCCTGA
- a CDS encoding UDP-N-acetylmuramate dehydrogenase, which yields MPEVAPVPLSQLTTLRTGGEPARLIDASTLDEAVAALREVWAEGEPWFVLGGGSNLFVGDEPFEGTVVRLRTSGIEELPGSREGTVRLRVQAGHDWDALVAETVARGFAGIEAMSGIPGTVGAAPVQNVGAYGQEIVQTLVEVELIDESTGEVSTVSAEELGLGFRTSVLKRHYGSVPERSAVILSVTLELERVGAEERPIAGEQLRGALGLEPGQTVSLRWIRDHVLTTRARKGMVLDAEDPDTWSAGSFFQNAIVSEAFARTLPAECPQWPLTPVLDPVTVIPLAAFDGILPPPPVVSRQVKVSAAWLIENAGLRRGFRFPRSRAGLSTKHTLALTNRGEATAAEIAELARFVQNRVASEFGLVLQPEPVLVNVEL from the coding sequence ATGCCCGAGGTCGCCCCCGTCCCCCTCTCGCAGTTGACCACCCTGCGCACGGGGGGAGAACCCGCCCGTCTCATCGACGCCTCGACGCTCGACGAGGCGGTCGCCGCGCTCCGCGAGGTGTGGGCCGAGGGCGAGCCGTGGTTCGTGCTCGGCGGCGGCTCGAACCTGTTCGTCGGCGACGAGCCCTTCGAGGGCACGGTCGTGCGGCTCCGCACGTCGGGGATCGAAGAGCTGCCGGGCTCGCGCGAGGGCACGGTACGCCTGCGCGTGCAGGCCGGACACGACTGGGACGCCCTCGTCGCCGAGACGGTCGCGCGCGGCTTCGCCGGCATCGAGGCGATGTCGGGCATCCCCGGCACGGTCGGTGCCGCGCCCGTGCAGAACGTCGGGGCCTATGGCCAGGAGATCGTCCAGACCCTCGTCGAGGTCGAGCTGATCGACGAATCGACCGGTGAGGTCTCGACCGTCTCCGCTGAAGAACTGGGCCTGGGCTTTCGCACGTCGGTGCTGAAGCGCCACTACGGTTCGGTGCCCGAGCGCTCCGCGGTCATCCTCTCGGTGACGCTCGAGCTCGAACGCGTGGGCGCGGAGGAGCGGCCCATCGCGGGCGAGCAGCTGCGCGGCGCCCTCGGTCTTGAACCGGGCCAGACCGTCTCGCTCCGGTGGATCCGCGACCACGTCCTCACCACCCGCGCCCGCAAGGGTATGGTCCTCGACGCCGAGGACCCCGATACCTGGAGCGCGGGGTCGTTCTTCCAGAACGCGATCGTCTCGGAGGCCTTCGCCCGTACCCTCCCGGCCGAATGCCCCCAGTGGCCCCTCACGCCGGTGCTCGATCCGGTGACGGTCATTCCGCTCGCCGCCTTCGACGGCATCCTGCCCCCGCCCCCCGTGGTGTCGCGGCAGGTCAAGGTGAGCGCAGCCTGGCTCATCGAGAACGCCGGTCTCCGCCGGGGGTTCCGCTTCCCGCGCTCGCGCGCCGGGCTCTCGACCAAGCACACGCTCGCCCTGACGAACCGCGGAGAAGCGACCGCGGCCGAGATCGCCGAGCTCGCCCGCTTCGTGCAGAATCGGGTGGCCTCGGAGTTCGGCCTTGTGCTGCAGCCCGAACCGGTCCTGGTCAACGTCGAGCTGTAG
- a CDS encoding endonuclease domain-containing protein, which produces MPDDIVEVHGIRCTSPLRTWAELAEMLGVGQLTAISDRLISRHHQMATRKDLERMHRRFLGGRGSKRRRLAVDLADERAESPRESELRVLLIQSGLPVPQSNVEIFDGSRFVARVDLLYPDERLIIEYDGDHHRDPHQWSRDQSRRAELESLGYRMTVVTARDFDDPVALLARIRRLLARTPA; this is translated from the coding sequence GTGCCCGACGACATCGTCGAGGTCCATGGCATCCGGTGCACTTCTCCCCTCAGGACGTGGGCGGAACTCGCCGAAATGCTGGGAGTCGGGCAGCTGACGGCCATCTCGGATCGGCTCATCTCGCGCCATCATCAGATGGCGACGCGAAAGGATCTCGAGCGGATGCATCGTCGATTCCTGGGCGGCAGGGGATCGAAGCGACGCCGACTTGCCGTGGATCTCGCGGATGAGCGGGCGGAGTCGCCACGGGAGTCGGAGTTGCGCGTTCTTCTCATCCAGTCCGGCCTGCCGGTGCCGCAGAGCAACGTCGAGATCTTCGACGGGAGTCGGTTCGTGGCCCGCGTCGATCTGCTCTACCCGGATGAACGACTCATTATCGAGTACGACGGTGATCATCACCGCGATCCGCACCAATGGAGCAGGGATCAGTCTCGCCGGGCCGAGCTGGAGTCCCTCGGCTACCGGATGACTGTCGTGACGGCACGCGATTTCGACGACCCGGTCGCTCTGCTCGCGCGTATTCGCCGCCTGCTCGCGAGAACCCCCGCGTGA
- a CDS encoding pyridoxal phosphate-dependent aminotransferase produces the protein MTSRAPLSRKLSAIAESATLKVDAKAKALQAAGRPVISYAAGEPDFATPSFIVDAAAKALQDPKNYRYTPAAGLPVLREAIAAKTLRDSGLEVAPSQVIVTNGGKQSVYQAFQTVVNPGDEVLLPAPYWTTYPEAIALADGTPVEVFAGADQDYKVTVAQLEAARTDKTTVLVFVSPSNPTGSVYTPEETAEIGRWALEHGIWVITDEIYQNLTYEGVKAVSIVEAVPELAGQTILVNGVAKTYAMTGWRVGWMVGPADAMKLAGNLQSHLSSNVNNVAQLAAAEALNGPQDEAEQFRLAFDRRRKLIVSELSKIDGVEVPNPLGAFYVYPDVQGLLNRTWGGVTPTTSLDLADLILEQAEVAVVPGEAFGPSGYLRLSYALGDDQLLEGVQRLQRLFA, from the coding sequence GTGACTTCCCGCGCCCCGCTCTCCCGCAAGCTGTCCGCCATCGCCGAGTCCGCGACCCTCAAGGTCGACGCCAAGGCCAAGGCCCTCCAGGCCGCCGGCCGACCGGTCATCTCGTACGCGGCCGGCGAGCCCGACTTCGCCACGCCCTCGTTCATCGTCGATGCCGCAGCGAAGGCGCTGCAGGACCCGAAGAACTACCGCTACACCCCCGCCGCGGGCCTCCCCGTGCTGCGCGAGGCGATCGCCGCGAAGACCCTCCGCGACTCCGGCCTCGAGGTCGCGCCCTCGCAGGTCATCGTGACCAACGGCGGCAAGCAGTCGGTGTACCAGGCGTTCCAAACGGTGGTGAACCCCGGCGACGAGGTGCTGCTGCCCGCCCCGTACTGGACCACCTACCCCGAGGCGATCGCCCTGGCCGACGGCACGCCCGTCGAGGTGTTCGCCGGCGCCGACCAGGACTACAAGGTCACCGTCGCCCAGCTCGAGGCCGCGCGCACCGACAAGACCACGGTGCTCGTGTTCGTCTCGCCCTCGAACCCCACCGGCTCGGTCTACACGCCCGAAGAGACCGCCGAGATCGGTCGCTGGGCCCTCGAGCACGGCATCTGGGTCATCACCGACGAGATCTACCAGAACCTCACGTACGAGGGCGTCAAGGCCGTCTCGATCGTCGAGGCCGTGCCCGAGCTCGCGGGGCAGACCATCCTCGTCAACGGCGTGGCCAAGACCTACGCCATGACCGGATGGCGCGTGGGCTGGATGGTCGGACCGGCGGATGCCATGAAGCTCGCCGGCAACCTGCAGTCGCACCTGTCGAGCAACGTCAACAACGTCGCGCAGCTCGCCGCCGCCGAGGCGTTGAACGGCCCGCAGGACGAGGCCGAGCAGTTCCGCCTGGCCTTCGACCGCCGCCGGAAGCTGATCGTGTCGGAGCTGTCGAAGATCGACGGCGTCGAGGTGCCCAACCCGCTCGGCGCGTTCTACGTCTACCCCGACGTGCAGGGCCTGCTGAACCGCACGTGGGGCGGCGTCACGCCCACCACCTCGCTCGATCTCGCCGACCTCATCCTCGAGCAGGCCGAGGTCGCCGTCGTCCCCGGCGAGGCCTTCGGCCCGAGCGGATACCTGCGCCTGTCGTACGCCCTGGGCGACGACCAGCTCCTCGAGGGCGTGCAGCGCCTCCAGCGCCTGTTCGCCTGA
- a CDS encoding chloride channel protein, with translation MTAATPTLLPSRRRGLGTLVRLGLATLIVGVATGLAVLLLVFIVHSLEHLVWGHEEGPFLDGLAYPSVWWLPIATVGGAGVVAAVGWYLLRRFGRKLATVEQGVDGARMPWWETFADTVIQVASVAMGASIGKEVAPRELSAMAGSKIVRWFRLDARWRRILIASAAGAGLAAVYNVPLAGALFAVEILLAQFSVGAAVVALTVSAIATLVARPLVGDGSLYSVGSLEVNASLIVAAVLIGPLMGWGATSFATITKKLSRFRPHGWKLLVVLPLTFTAVGAIGAAFPLILGNGRALATAGFDLSQPALLLIALAVLKYVATTVSLGSGAIGGTLQPSVAIGAALGAAAAAGWAFVWPGADGTALAIVAASAFLASNMRAPFTAIALIIEFTNTGFTLLLPIFLAVAGSLVASKLTSRESLRPFAPMDPARP, from the coding sequence GTGACCGCTGCGACACCTACCCTGCTGCCCTCCCGTCGTCGAGGACTGGGCACGCTCGTTCGTCTGGGACTCGCGACCCTCATCGTCGGGGTGGCAACCGGTCTCGCGGTCCTGCTGCTGGTGTTCATCGTCCACAGCCTCGAACACCTCGTGTGGGGGCACGAGGAGGGGCCGTTCCTCGACGGCCTGGCCTACCCCTCGGTGTGGTGGCTGCCGATCGCGACGGTCGGCGGTGCGGGTGTCGTTGCCGCCGTCGGCTGGTATCTCCTGCGCCGTTTCGGGCGGAAGCTCGCCACGGTCGAGCAGGGCGTCGACGGGGCCCGGATGCCGTGGTGGGAGACCTTCGCCGACACCGTCATCCAGGTGGCGTCGGTCGCCATGGGCGCCTCGATCGGCAAAGAGGTCGCCCCGCGCGAGCTGTCGGCCATGGCGGGCTCCAAGATCGTCCGCTGGTTCCGCCTCGACGCGCGCTGGCGCCGCATCCTGATCGCCTCGGCCGCGGGTGCGGGTCTCGCCGCGGTCTACAACGTGCCCCTGGCCGGGGCGCTGTTCGCCGTCGAGATCCTGCTCGCGCAGTTCAGCGTGGGAGCGGCCGTGGTCGCCCTCACCGTCAGTGCCATCGCGACGCTGGTCGCGCGCCCGCTCGTCGGGGACGGGTCGCTGTATTCGGTGGGATCGCTCGAGGTGAACGCCTCGCTGATCGTCGCGGCCGTGCTCATCGGCCCCCTCATGGGATGGGGCGCCACGAGCTTCGCGACCATCACGAAGAAGCTGTCGCGCTTCCGCCCCCACGGCTGGAAGCTGCTGGTGGTCCTGCCCCTCACCTTCACCGCGGTGGGAGCGATCGGCGCCGCATTCCCCCTCATCCTCGGCAACGGTCGGGCGCTCGCCACCGCCGGCTTCGACCTCTCGCAGCCGGCCCTGCTGCTCATCGCGCTCGCCGTGCTGAAGTACGTCGCGACGACCGTGTCGCTCGGTTCGGGCGCGATCGGCGGGACGCTGCAGCCGTCGGTCGCGATCGGTGCCGCGCTCGGTGCGGCCGCTGCGGCGGGCTGGGCGTTCGTGTGGCCCGGCGCCGACGGCACGGCGCTCGCGATCGTCGCGGCATCCGCGTTCCTCGCCTCGAACATGCGCGCCCCCTTCACGGCGATCGCGCTCATCATCGAGTTCACGAACACCGGGTTCACGCTGCTGTTGCCGATCTTCCTCGCCGTGGCCGGGTCGCTCGTGGCCTCCAAGCTCACCTCGCGCGAGAGCCTGCGCCCGTTCGCGCCGATGGACCCGGCCCGACCGTAG
- the pnuC gene encoding nicotinamide riboside transporter PnuC, with amino-acid sequence MIDWILAEWMQILGFATGAACVLLAARRNVWTYPIGIANNLVFLSVFVPAGIYASAGLQVVYLVLGVHGWFRWTRRIEHDREYVARTPRRAVPWLIIVAVVGTLVLTWLLDTYTDSQVALADAATTSASLVAQYMLNRKWIESWWVWIGVDVVFVALSIATGLWIIAALYALFIVLCVGGLRSWSRLRNETTDADDLSPSRA; translated from the coding sequence GTGATCGACTGGATTCTGGCCGAATGGATGCAGATCCTCGGTTTCGCCACGGGGGCGGCGTGCGTGCTGCTGGCCGCCCGGCGGAACGTGTGGACCTATCCCATCGGCATCGCCAACAACCTCGTCTTCCTCTCGGTGTTCGTGCCGGCCGGGATCTACGCCAGCGCGGGACTGCAGGTGGTGTACCTGGTGCTCGGGGTGCACGGCTGGTTCCGGTGGACGCGTCGCATCGAACACGATCGCGAATACGTGGCCCGCACGCCTCGACGGGCGGTGCCGTGGCTCATCATCGTCGCGGTGGTGGGGACCCTCGTCTTGACCTGGCTGCTCGACACGTACACCGACTCGCAGGTGGCGCTCGCCGATGCCGCGACGACCTCGGCCAGCCTCGTCGCCCAGTACATGCTCAACCGCAAGTGGATCGAGAGCTGGTGGGTGTGGATCGGCGTCGATGTGGTGTTCGTCGCGCTGTCGATCGCCACCGGACTGTGGATCATCGCCGCCCTCTACGCCCTCTTCATCGTCCTATGCGTCGGCGGACTGCGGTCGTGGAGTCGGCTGCGGAACGAGACGACGGATGCCGATGACCTCAGCCCCTCGCGTGCCTGA
- a CDS encoding AAA family ATPase produces MTSAPRVPERRYRHGVVVGKFYPLHVGHAHLIRSAARACERVTVEVIAASVESIPLERRAAWVREDHPTVRVVDLLDDTPVDFASETAWDAHTATIAGLLDEPVDVVFTSDEYGAELARRLGADWVQVDPGRRLNPVSGTAIRADLDGHWHELSPAVRADLAARVVVLGAESTGSTTLAEALATELGTIWVPEYGRELSETREGGLDAPWRSDEFDLVVDRQIGWEQDAVRRAPRSVLVCDTDVLATALWHERYVGTPAPRILARAAEHRPALYILTGDEIPFVQDGMRDGEHIRADMQERFREVLAAQPVPWLEVRGSVAQRLAQALPAVRDAVARATSFTPPMEGRSLAEQEELRRRAGR; encoded by the coding sequence ATGACCTCAGCCCCTCGCGTGCCTGAGCGCCGTTATCGGCACGGCGTGGTGGTGGGGAAGTTCTACCCCCTCCACGTCGGTCACGCGCACCTCATCCGCTCAGCGGCCCGGGCGTGCGAGCGGGTCACGGTCGAGGTGATCGCGGCATCCGTCGAATCGATCCCCCTCGAGCGACGGGCCGCGTGGGTGCGCGAGGACCACCCGACGGTGCGCGTGGTCGACCTCCTCGACGACACTCCGGTCGACTTCGCCTCCGAGACCGCGTGGGACGCGCACACCGCGACGATCGCGGGCCTGCTCGACGAGCCGGTCGATGTGGTCTTCACCTCCGATGAGTACGGGGCCGAGCTCGCGCGTCGTCTCGGTGCCGACTGGGTGCAGGTGGACCCGGGTCGCCGGCTCAACCCCGTGTCGGGAACGGCGATCCGTGCCGATCTCGACGGTCACTGGCACGAGCTGTCGCCCGCGGTGCGGGCCGATCTGGCCGCGCGCGTCGTCGTCCTCGGTGCCGAGTCGACGGGCTCGACGACCCTCGCCGAAGCCCTCGCCACCGAGCTCGGCACGATCTGGGTGCCCGAGTACGGCCGCGAGCTCAGCGAGACGCGCGAGGGCGGACTCGACGCCCCGTGGCGCAGCGACGAATTCGACCTCGTCGTCGATCGCCAGATCGGGTGGGAACAGGATGCCGTGCGGCGGGCTCCCCGCTCGGTCCTCGTCTGCGACACCGACGTCCTCGCCACGGCGCTCTGGCACGAGAGGTACGTGGGCACCCCGGCGCCGCGCATCCTGGCGCGGGCCGCGGAGCACCGCCCGGCGCTGTACATCCTCACGGGGGATGAGATCCCCTTCGTGCAGGACGGCATGCGCGACGGCGAGCACATCCGCGCCGATATGCAGGAGCGCTTCCGCGAGGTGCTCGCCGCGCAGCCCGTGCCCTGGCTCGAGGTGCGCGGGTCGGTCGCCCAACGCCTCGCTCAGGCGCTGCCCGCCGTGCGCGACGCCGTGGCGCGCGCGACGTCGTTCACCCCGCCGATGGAGGGGCGGTCGCTCGCCGAGCAAGAGGAACTCCGCCGACGGGCCGGACGTTAG
- a CDS encoding AAA family ATPase, with translation MADRWHKLSESPTTSNAADGVAPLAAADLFREAPAPAAPPLDEKLRQTYYWIVNRAVISPYYDVEFSSGRPLTFELGDAGAELTLPNEPSYSSNVLLPLLSFAVGGKCLLIGGPGRGKTTVAVLMGVLAGSTPEEVRRGVQQGQPQLSISDLVGIPLPRDLMNASSLAEIGIAWREWLTRPVKIVDEYNRIPTKTQSALLTMVAEGYVESHDQMRRTAPASGVESWFFTANDDAGGGTFPVIQALRDRMDVTVPAAGFNSRFLDELVARVEAGEKPEEHVPAELVFAPEEQSAMRAAIRAVPVPAEVRRRLEFFLSHFEFVQGGGRRFEYRTKDTVTTAGGRVAEAIEANSGADLMTDPGAQTLNGLSVRALQTLIVYAKAVAWFRGRDAVSVADVGAMLPFVLRGKLLPNPTHPRFDVGAERELSTDVMSWLADLFAESGRQFDALGRGGDDPVGALLAQLEAGLDGVGAVEAGRRLTEIEARLRTVAGTGKLYGRDFDDLMALKYLHQRYTAYLRWLEGRS, from the coding sequence ATGGCCGACCGCTGGCACAAGCTCTCCGAGTCACCCACGACGTCGAACGCCGCCGACGGGGTCGCCCCGCTCGCCGCGGCCGACCTCTTCCGTGAGGCGCCCGCCCCGGCCGCGCCGCCTCTCGACGAGAAGCTGCGGCAGACCTACTACTGGATCGTCAACCGTGCGGTGATCTCGCCCTACTACGACGTGGAGTTCTCATCGGGGCGCCCGCTCACGTTCGAGCTGGGCGACGCGGGTGCCGAGCTCACCCTGCCGAACGAGCCCTCGTACTCCTCGAACGTGCTGCTACCGCTGCTGAGCTTCGCGGTGGGTGGCAAGTGCCTGCTGATCGGCGGCCCGGGCCGCGGCAAGACCACCGTCGCGGTGCTCATGGGAGTGCTCGCCGGGTCGACGCCCGAGGAGGTGCGGCGCGGCGTGCAGCAGGGGCAGCCGCAGCTGTCGATCAGCGACCTCGTCGGCATCCCTCTGCCGCGCGATCTGATGAACGCGTCGAGCCTGGCCGAGATCGGCATCGCGTGGCGCGAGTGGCTGACGCGGCCCGTCAAGATCGTCGACGAGTACAACCGCATCCCCACCAAGACGCAGTCGGCCCTGCTGACGATGGTGGCCGAGGGCTACGTCGAAAGCCACGACCAGATGCGTCGCACGGCCCCCGCTTCGGGCGTGGAGAGCTGGTTCTTCACCGCGAACGACGACGCGGGCGGCGGGACCTTCCCCGTCATCCAGGCGCTCCGCGACCGCATGGACGTCACCGTTCCCGCGGCAGGGTTCAACAGCCGCTTCCTCGACGAGCTCGTCGCCCGCGTCGAAGCCGGCGAGAAGCCCGAGGAGCACGTGCCCGCCGAGCTCGTGTTCGCTCCCGAGGAGCAGTCGGCGATGCGCGCGGCGATCCGCGCCGTGCCGGTACCGGCCGAGGTGCGCCGGCGGCTGGAGTTCTTCCTGAGTCACTTCGAGTTCGTGCAGGGCGGCGGGCGCCGATTCGAGTACCGCACGAAAGACACGGTGACCACGGCGGGCGGCCGGGTCGCCGAGGCGATCGAGGCGAACTCCGGGGCCGACCTCATGACCGATCCCGGCGCGCAGACCCTCAACGGCCTGTCGGTGCGGGCGCTGCAGACCCTCATCGTCTACGCCAAGGCCGTCGCCTGGTTCCGTGGTCGTGACGCGGTGTCGGTCGCCGACGTGGGGGCGATGCTGCCGTTCGTGCTGCGCGGAAAGCTGCTGCCCAATCCCACGCATCCCCGCTTCGATGTGGGGGCCGAGCGCGAGCTCAGCACCGATGTGATGAGCTGGCTCGCCGACCTGTTCGCGGAGTCGGGCCGACAGTTCGACGCCCTCGGCCGCGGGGGCGACGACCCGGTCGGCGCGCTGCTCGCGCAGCTCGAGGCGGGACTCGACGGGGTCGGGGCGGTCGAGGCCGGTCGGCGCCTCACCGAGATCGAGGCACGGCTGCGCACGGTCGCGGGCACCGGCAAGCTCTACGGCCGCGATTTCGACGACCTCATGGCGCTCAAGTACCTGCACCAGCGCTACACGGCCTACCTGCGCTGGCTAGAGGGGCGTTCGTGA
- a CDS encoding potassium transporter Kef — protein sequence MIRRPGHLADRTPPVGTPVPVEGLDLALAGRNVEAAGGSAERFAVSFAAGRAAGEGFDAIALAGIAGWRAGALGLRDDALGSIERAWSSGEGAAAAAALGMDAAHLGVFVERQRTDRYWWPGRREANGYVCAVGGFRGFGGAWTAPPTGGRPLGVDGAFAVRTGARWWRIDVDAWGSRLSPLDNEPDPGAAGAASVITFADSYLAWIHVAEPA from the coding sequence GTGATCCGACGCCCCGGCCACCTCGCCGATCGCACTCCGCCGGTGGGCACTCCGGTGCCGGTCGAAGGGCTCGACCTGGCGCTGGCGGGACGCAATGTCGAAGCGGCGGGCGGCTCGGCCGAGCGGTTCGCCGTGTCGTTCGCGGCCGGGCGCGCGGCCGGCGAGGGGTTCGACGCGATCGCGCTCGCCGGCATCGCGGGCTGGCGAGCCGGCGCGCTCGGCCTGCGCGACGACGCCCTGGGCAGCATCGAGCGGGCGTGGTCATCCGGCGAAGGCGCAGCCGCGGCGGCTGCCCTGGGGATGGATGCCGCCCACCTCGGCGTTTTCGTCGAGCGCCAGAGAACCGACCGGTACTGGTGGCCCGGACGCCGCGAGGCCAACGGCTACGTCTGCGCGGTCGGGGGGTTCCGCGGGTTCGGCGGCGCGTGGACGGCGCCCCCGACCGGTGGCCGACCGCTCGGCGTCGACGGTGCGTTCGCCGTGCGCACCGGGGCGCGGTGGTGGCGCATCGACGTCGACGCCTGGGGGTCGCGCCTGAGCCCGCTCGACAATGAGCCCGATCCGGGCGCCGCGGGCGCGGCATCCGTCATCACCTTCGCCGACTCGTACCTGGCGTGGATCCACGTCGCGGAGCCGGCGTGA
- a CDS encoding VWA domain-containing protein codes for MSTVTSPIGVDLLAWEAAQRLWGVRLQEARMAPGAGDEHGAPAWFTFPPVVTVDPVMVAQLGGADEMESVFAHELGHHVLAPSTRLDALKIRHQMARALQAAGAPTLRDEDLALMSNLWTDLLVNARVAVLQRRRDGVGEPGIVRLSRELYRASRSSPSPLWWVYLRTYELLWNLPAGTLCDPEPPEPARRPPKQKQELPWTRIAAEHRAAEKALRQARRAAERVSDELAEATVTRPALDADVLASLVRTFAGDAVAGALRFGVVAAPYLIDPRTDGAASLPGGTCAADDAAATPSELGRVLSDRRLSGAVPSSAGAAAAPAAKGSATGQALGIAQTLELYADADPAAVIAAWYRAEATRWVRPFTQRSPRAVSADLPGPFESWETGDDLADLDWPATLQAGGVVVPGVTTLRRSYLPDDPPPVSSSIDLDLYIDSSGSMPQPQTGSPAVLAGTILALSVLRGGGRVRVTSFSGPGQVAGHEEYSRDPARTIADLAHFFAGGTTFPLDLLDERYAGRGTPDAAHRRHLVVLSDDGLTSLFGDGDPARADVAPRVRETLSTATLVVLDRQHRVAEPALRAGYDVMYIERMDDAPAVCARLAEVLGG; via the coding sequence GTGAGCACGGTGACGTCGCCGATCGGAGTCGACCTGCTGGCGTGGGAGGCGGCGCAGCGACTGTGGGGCGTGCGGCTGCAGGAGGCGCGCATGGCTCCCGGCGCGGGAGACGAGCACGGCGCTCCCGCGTGGTTCACCTTTCCGCCGGTCGTCACGGTCGACCCGGTCATGGTCGCGCAGCTCGGGGGAGCAGACGAGATGGAGAGCGTGTTCGCGCACGAGCTCGGCCACCACGTGCTCGCCCCGAGCACCCGCCTGGACGCGCTGAAGATCCGCCATCAGATGGCCCGCGCTCTGCAGGCCGCGGGGGCACCCACCCTGCGCGACGAGGATCTCGCGCTGATGTCGAACCTGTGGACCGACCTGCTCGTCAACGCCCGTGTCGCCGTCTTGCAGCGACGGCGCGACGGGGTGGGCGAGCCCGGCATCGTGCGGTTGTCGCGGGAGCTGTACCGCGCCTCGCGCTCGTCGCCGAGCCCGCTGTGGTGGGTGTACCTGCGCACGTACGAGCTGCTGTGGAACCTGCCGGCCGGAACCCTGTGCGACCCCGAGCCGCCGGAGCCCGCCCGACGCCCGCCGAAGCAGAAGCAGGAACTTCCCTGGACGCGCATCGCCGCGGAGCACCGCGCCGCCGAGAAGGCACTGCGGCAGGCGCGCAGGGCCGCCGAGCGCGTGTCCGACGAACTCGCCGAAGCGACGGTCACGCGTCCCGCCCTCGACGCCGACGTGCTCGCATCCCTCGTGCGCACCTTCGCGGGCGACGCCGTGGCCGGGGCCCTGCGCTTCGGCGTCGTGGCGGCGCCCTACCTCATCGACCCGCGCACCGACGGCGCGGCCTCGCTCCCCGGAGGCACCTGCGCCGCCGATGACGCCGCCGCGACCCCCTCGGAGCTCGGCCGGGTGCTGTCGGATCGGCGGCTGAGCGGCGCGGTTCCCTCCTCCGCGGGGGCCGCTGCCGCGCCGGCGGCGAAGGGCTCGGCCACGGGGCAGGCCCTCGGGATCGCGCAGACCCTCGAGCTGTACGCCGACGCGGACCCGGCTGCCGTGATCGCAGCCTGGTACCGGGCCGAGGCGACGCGCTGGGTGCGTCCGTTCACTCAGCGGTCGCCGCGCGCGGTCTCGGCCGACCTCCCGGGACCCTTCGAGAGCTGGGAGACCGGTGACGACCTCGCCGATCTCGACTGGCCCGCGACGTTGCAGGCGGGCGGGGTCGTCGTCCCGGGGGTGACGACGCTGCGGCGCTCGTACCTGCCCGATGATCCGCCACCGGTGTCGTCGAGCATCGATCTCGACCTCTACATCGACAGCTCGGGCTCGATGCCGCAGCCGCAGACGGGCTCGCCCGCCGTGCTCGCGGGCACGATCCTCGCCCTGTCGGTGCTGCGCGGAGGGGGACGGGTCCGCGTGACCAGCTTCTCGGGGCCCGGCCAGGTTGCGGGCCACGAGGAGTACTCCCGCGACCCCGCACGCACGATCGCCGACCTCGCCCACTTCTTCGCCGGCGGCACGACGTTCCCCCTCGACCTGCTCGACGAGAGGTACGCCGGACGGGGGACTCCGGATGCCGCGCACCGCCGTCACCTCGTCGTGCTCTCCGACGACGGGCTGACCTCGCTCTTCGGCGACGGCGATCCCGCTCGCGCCGATGTCGCGCCCCGGGTGCGCGAGACACTCAGCACGGCGACCCTCGTCGTGCTCGATCGACAGCACCGTGTCGCCGAGCCGGCGCTGCGGGCGGGATACGACGTGATGTACATCGAACGGATGGATGACGCACCCGCGGTGTGCGCGCGACTGGCGGAGGTGCTCGGTGGCTGA